Below is a genomic region from Balaenoptera acutorostrata chromosome 9, mBalAcu1.1, whole genome shotgun sequence.
GCTTTTCCAGCATGTGGCCAAAGTGTCGAGAAACAGACACTAGTCCCCAGTAAGAGCCCTGAAGCAGCTGTTTCTTCAACTCATCAGGCCTGGCTCTTCTGGAGTCTGTCCCAAGTGAGAAGTTAGCAGAGTCCCTTAAACAGAGAGAAGAATTCAGGGCAAACTGCCCAACTGTCTTCACTGTGCTCCTGAGTGTGTGGCTTCCTCGTCCCCATTTTGATCCCGACTCGGCATCTTTAAGCCCAGACGGCGCAGGGAATGGACAAAGTATCGAGGAGGCTTGCAGACCAAGTTGAGTTCCTCCTTCCCGGGCTGCAGGGCAGGCAGAGTCAGCTGGCAGGCATGCAGGTGAAGGGGGATGTGGCGGGCCTTGGACTGCGGCAGCCCCATCTTCTTCAGGATGCAGGCAGACAGCTTCTGTGCAGAGGAGACAGCTCGTGAGCGCAAGGCCAACAGCCCCGCCCTGACCAGCGTGCGGGGGCAGAAGACCTCCACTTACGGGGCCCCCTCACCAACTCCCGGAAGACACAGTGATGGACAGCCTGCTTCGGGGCCATTTCTAGGAAGGCTTCGGAGCCCATGTATGAGAAAACCCACCAcaccagggaagctctccttGGCCAATTCTCTGGCTTTCCAAGAGAATGGGCTGTAACAGCAACAAACAACGTTTCCACCAAGGCTCTTTAGCTGTAGCATGAAAGCCTGCTTTGAGCCTTCAGAAAGTCTCCTAACTGCTTCTCAATTTCTCCATAAGCTAGACAACTAGCACGGTACTGTGTCGGAAGACAATCAACACATCTCTGCTGTGACTCACTTCAGGGATTGAACAAGGGGAAAGCGTAAGTTCTGCCCCTTATTCTGTTGCATATTGGGTCAAACGTGTATTACCTGGGGGGCCAGCCTGTTCCAGTCCGAGTACTTGTGATCACCAAGGACTGGGCAATCCAACCCGAAAGACAGGTGAACTCGAAGCTGAtgctttattcctttaaaaaaagagagggaggaagcttATGAGTAGCCATTGAAACAATACCACTGGTGGCATCTGCTTCTAATCATATTAAACCAAAGGACAGTAAAACCGGCAAAGCCCCAACTACAATAAGgtataaagaataatataacaaACAATAAGCTATTAGGaaataaacattataaatacTGTTAAGCCTCTAAGTACCCCTTGCCATCACAGTTTCCTTTCCACCACAGATAACCACTGCTATCAACTCGGTGTCTATCAttgccatgcttttttttttttaaaataattgtgttgTATAACACTAAATAGTATCgctttgtacatttattttttttattgtggcaaaatatatataaaatttaccattttaatcctttcttttaatataagtttatttatttatttatttttggctgcattgggtctttgttgcttcgttgggtcttctttctctagttgcggcgagcaggggctactcttcgttgcggtgcacaggcttctcattgcggtggcttctcttgttacggagcatgggctctaggcgcatgggcttcagtagctgtggctcgcaggctcagtagttgtggctcacgggctctagagcacaggctcagtagttgtgtcgcaccggcttagttgctctgcagcatgtgggatcttcccggaccagggattgaacctgtgtcccctgcattggcaggcagattcttaaccactgcaccaccagggaagtcccattttaaTCGTTTTTAAGAGTACAGTTCGGTGGCActgagtacattcacattgttgtgcaatcacTACTACAGTCCCTCTCCAGAACTCTTCCACTGcccccaactgaaactctgtacccagttAACAATAACTCCccgccccctgctctctccagcccctggtaaccattacTCTACtatctgtctctatgaatttgactactctaggtatctcatataaatggaatcatacagtatgtgtcctTTTGTGTTCCATTTAGCATAACGTCTTAACGTTTATCCACGCTGcagtatgtgtcagaatttccttcctttcaaagGCTGGATTACATTCCACTGCATGATGTACCACATTCTGttcttccattcatctgttgatggacatgtaggttgttttcaccttttggctattgcgaatagtgctgctatgaacaccagtgtacaaatatcttttctgaatccctgttttcaattcttctgCATATATACGGGGAgcagaactgctggatcatatggtaattctatgcttcattttttgaggaatcaatttgcaaatttttaaataaacgtaagcaaaccatttatttatttatttattttttgaaaggaagaattgatttattcaatcattttagCTGAATATTTCTCACCCACCCAGGAAACTGATTAAGAGTAGGAGTCTGCCTAAAGCAAACTATGTGTATCCTTCTGCTACCTACTGTTTGTAACAATCATCCCTATGGAAGCTCCCAGCCTCAGATCAGCACCGGAAGCACGCTCCGGTGCAATCCCAGAGCCCCCAGAATACCAGCTGCTCAGGGGAGGGGCGGAGCCCAGCACAAGGCCCTGGGTGAGGCTTCTCCGCCCACTGCAGAGCAGTGGGACCCTCACCGGTAACAGGCTGGAGCTCCACGAGGGCGGAGGAGAGGGTGCTGCTCAGCACCCGGTACTGAGTCACAGCCAGGTGTGCGTTCCTGCTGGTCCGCACCCTCACTATCTTCCCATTGTCCATGCAGTAGCTCGGGGACAGCGTCATCTGGAGCCAAAGAAATCAAGACACGATTTCGAAGAAAGGGCAGCAAACCCACCCCTCTGGAGGCGCTCACCCACCTTGTGGTGTCGTTCCTGGCCCTGCACCTCCTTCTCAATGATGGGAATGTCCACGACTCCCGCTGAGGGCACCGGCACGCGCATCGTGATGGCCCTGGGGGGACACACAAAGACCCTTGCTTAAGCCACAAAGGTGAGTGAGGCTCTCCTTGCGTCGGCTACTTAGAGGTTTTAACTCTGGACCTCCTGCACTACTGCGGTCAGTTCTTAAGATCAGAGGGTCCCAAATGATCTCTTGGTATAGTGCTTAGCCTGAGAGCTTGACACTATCCTTATAAGCCTATCTTTTTTACAACTAAACTAGTATGTGCTGATTGTAGAATATTTGgggacaaaacagaaaaacaagaaaaaaattatattaataacacGGTCACtcattcagcctttaaaaatgaGTATGTACAGCTTAAAGTAAAACTAGGGTAATACAGTTTtgtatcctgtttttcttttttaaataataaaagacgGTAAGTTCGAGCTGcatatgaaataaatgaatgaactgagTGAAAAATTCACAGGACTGCTCCTG
It encodes:
- the RPUSD4 gene encoding pseudouridylate synthase RPUSD4, mitochondrial isoform X1, with protein sequence MAAPSCGAPGLWVRGSWQRLGNLFTFVSKPLCSAAAASRPLDAQRLAERLRAQKQEQKTKKPVPTNPVQRRVQELLRFTEQLQRVHPNVLAKALSRGLVHQDKDLVVINKPYGLPVHGGPGVRLCISDALPVLAKMLHGHKAEPLHLCHRLDKETTGVMVLAWEKEVAHKVQELFRTRQVTKKYWAITMRVPVPSAGVVDIPIIEKEVQGQERHHKMTLSPSYCMDNGKIVRVRTSRNAHLAVTQYRVLSSTLSSALVELQPVTGIKHQLRVHLSFGLDCPVLGDHKYSDWNRLAPQKLSACILKKMGLPQSKARHIPLHLHACQLTLPALQPGKEELNLVCKPPRYFVHSLRRLGLKMPSRDQNGDEEATHSGAQ
- the RPUSD4 gene encoding pseudouridylate synthase RPUSD4, mitochondrial isoform X2 — its product is MAAPSCGAPGLWVRGSWQRLGNLFTFVSKPLCSAAAASRPLDAQRLAERLRAQKQEQKTKKPVPTNPVQRRVQELLRFTEQLQRVHPNVLAKALSRGLVHQDKDLVVINKPYGLPVHGGPGVRLCISDALPVLAKMLHGHKAEPLHLCHRLDKETTGVMVLAWEKEVAHKVQELFRTRQVTKKYWAITMRVPVPSAGVVDIPIIEKEVQGQERHHKMTLSPSYCMDNGKIVRVRTSRNAHLAVTQYRVLSSTLSSALVELQPVTGIKHQLRVHLSFGLDCPVLGDHKYSDWNRLAPQLSACILKKMGLPQSKARHIPLHLHACQLTLPALQPGKEELNLVCKPPRYFVHSLRRLGLKMPSRDQNGDEEATHSGAQ
- the RPUSD4 gene encoding pseudouridylate synthase RPUSD4, mitochondrial isoform X3, with the protein product MRRKRRGEVGRVPTNPVQRRVQELLRFTEQLQRVHPNVLAKALSRGLVHQDKDLVVINKPYGLPVHGGPGVRLCISDALPVLAKMLHGHKAEPLHLCHRLDKETTGVMVLAWEKEVAHKVQELFRTRQVTKKYWAITMRVPVPSAGVVDIPIIEKEVQGQERHHKMTLSPSYCMDNGKIVRVRTSRNAHLAVTQYRVLSSTLSSALVELQPVTGIKHQLRVHLSFGLDCPVLGDHKYSDWNRLAPQKLSACILKKMGLPQSKARHIPLHLHACQLTLPALQPGKEELNLVCKPPRYFVHSLRRLGLKMPSRDQNGDEEATHSGAQ